From Firmicutes bacterium HGW-Firmicutes-1, one genomic window encodes:
- a CDS encoding site-specific integrase yields MARTKIENNIAYDDVKDLFYVTFNFGKDASGKRVKNTKTFYTKKEARAALSQHEADKNKGNMVKPSSQMCNGWFDYWLGVKKYKVEETTLYGYTNIINKHFKPYFKEYKLQEIDTTIVNQYFNVKITEEGLSKNTVRKHQDLLKSILMQAVNEDKLLKNPLDKIEPIKTKKNEMNFYTVEQLKKLISIVEGDKLEIVIRLAGILGLRREEICGLKWEAVKFDDKIIVINKARTQAGSKNIEKETKNTSSYRTLHAPDDILDLLKLIKQTQESEKVFLEGNYLDQNFVVCDEDGKPTRPNYISHLFKRIIDTNQLPPIRLHDLRHTFTSIANLQGISLFDISKALGHSTTATTSGIYMHMFDQTHTNAINKVSDAMK; encoded by the coding sequence ATGGCAAGAACAAAAATTGAAAATAATATTGCTTATGATGATGTGAAGGATCTCTTCTATGTTACATTTAATTTTGGTAAAGATGCATCTGGTAAAAGAGTAAAAAACACAAAAACGTTCTACACTAAAAAAGAAGCTAGAGCAGCGTTATCGCAACATGAAGCAGATAAGAATAAAGGGAACATGGTTAAACCATCTTCGCAAATGTGTAACGGTTGGTTTGATTATTGGTTAGGTGTTAAAAAGTATAAAGTGGAAGAGACAACGCTTTATGGATATACCAACATAATTAACAAACACTTTAAGCCTTACTTTAAAGAATATAAACTACAGGAGATAGATACAACAATCGTTAACCAATATTTTAATGTTAAAATCACTGAAGAAGGTTTATCCAAAAATACGGTTAGAAAACATCAGGATTTATTGAAAAGCATCTTAATGCAAGCAGTAAATGAGGACAAGCTTCTTAAAAATCCACTTGATAAAATTGAACCAATTAAAACGAAAAAAAACGAGATGAACTTTTATACTGTCGAGCAACTTAAGAAACTTATCTCAATTGTAGAAGGTGATAAGCTGGAAATAGTTATAAGATTAGCTGGTATACTTGGACTTAGGCGAGAAGAAATATGTGGTTTGAAATGGGAAGCTGTTAAATTTGATGATAAAATTATAGTTATTAATAAAGCACGTACTCAGGCTGGATCTAAGAATATCGAGAAGGAAACTAAAAATACATCGTCATATAGGACATTGCATGCGCCAGATGATATATTGGATTTGCTTAAATTAATTAAACAAACACAAGAAAGTGAAAAAGTTTTTTTAGAAGGAAATTATTTGGATCAAAATTTTGTAGTTTGTGATGAAGATGGTAAACCAACTAGACCAAATTACATTAGTCATTTATTTAAACGAATAATAGATACCAATCAATTACCACCAATAAGATTACATGATCTTAGACACACTTTTACAAGTATCGCAAATTTACAAGGTATTTCGTTATTTGATATTTCTAAGGCTCTCGGGCATAGTACTACGGCAACAACAAGTGGAATTTACATGCATATGTTTGATCAGACTCATACAAATGCAATAAATAAAGTTTCAGACGCTATGAAGTAA
- a CDS encoding SsrA-binding protein, with product MKTEGYKLIAQNKKAYHDYFVEEIYEAGVVLAGTEVKSLRMGKCSIKESFVRVLNNEVMILNMNITPYEKGNIFNKDPVRTRKLLLHRMEINKLRGATERDGYTLVPLKVYLKGSLMKIEIGIAKGKKNYDKRDDIAKKDQRRDTERDFKIKNL from the coding sequence ATGAAAACAGAAGGATATAAGCTTATCGCTCAAAACAAAAAAGCATATCACGATTATTTTGTAGAAGAAATTTATGAAGCTGGCGTTGTTCTAGCAGGAACAGAGGTCAAATCCCTTAGAATGGGGAAATGTAGCATTAAAGAAAGCTTTGTAAGAGTCTTAAACAATGAGGTCATGATCTTAAACATGAACATTACACCATATGAAAAAGGTAATATTTTCAACAAAGATCCAGTTAGAACTAGAAAGTTGCTACTTCATCGAATGGAAATTAACAAATTAAGAGGAGCAACTGAAAGAGACGGCTATACCTTGGTGCCTTTAAAGGTTTACTTAAAAGGAAGCTTGATGAAGATTGAAATTGGAATTGCAAAAGGCAAGAAGAACTACGATAAACGTGACGACATAGCAAAAAAAGATCAACGTAGAGATACAGAGAGAGATTTTAAGATTAAAAACTTGTAG
- the rnr gene encoding ribonuclease R, translated as MKTVEKLDERKKLVFDLIKDEEYKPMKIKEIATMLQIKAEDRETLEDVLNDLIKEGKVIKTKKGKYVRPQSVMMIVGKFIANPKGFGFVEIEGETEDIFIPGKYTNGAFHGDQVAIKLVKAAEQGRRKEGEVVEILSRGKSEVIGTYQKSRNFGFVIADNKKINKDIFIPKSSEFNAVNGDKVVVKITSWGDDDKKPEGEITEIIGNITDPETDILAIVRDLEIPSVFPEAVKQQAEGVLQEIKEEELKNRLDIRDLQTVTIDGEDAKDLDDAITIEKTDTGYTLGVHIADVTHYVTEGSPLDQEAIKRGTSVYLVDRVIPMLPRKLSNGICSLNQGEDRLALSCIMEIGLKGNVLSYKAAETVIHVDRRMTYTNVKKILEDHDEEVIAEYSELLDMFNNMEELARILRAKRKERGSIDFDFPEAKIIMDEKGVPIDIKPYDRNVATKIIEEFMLLANETIAESFFWQQMPFVYRTHEEPDPAKISNLAAFIYNFGYHIKGKEQVHPKELQKLLIDVEGSKEETIISRLTLRSMKKAMYTVTNDGHYGLAAKYYCHFTSPIRRYPDLQIHRIIKDVINGRMSDGRAEHYESILEKIAKQCSENERRAEEAERETEKLKKVEYMQDKIGQTFDGVISSVTSFGLFIELENTVEGLIHVSSMTDDYYNHDKDHHCYIGERTSKIYRIGDVVKIVVVGADKAQRTIDFELSDEDDEVKA; from the coding sequence ATGAAAACAGTAGAAAAATTAGATGAAAGAAAAAAACTTGTATTTGATTTAATCAAAGATGAAGAATATAAGCCTATGAAGATTAAAGAAATTGCTACAATGTTACAAATTAAGGCTGAGGATAGAGAGACACTTGAGGATGTATTAAACGATCTTATCAAAGAAGGTAAGGTAATCAAAACTAAAAAAGGTAAATATGTACGCCCTCAAAGCGTAATGATGATTGTTGGGAAGTTTATTGCCAATCCGAAAGGTTTTGGTTTTGTTGAAATTGAAGGAGAAACTGAAGACATCTTCATCCCTGGTAAATATACCAATGGTGCCTTTCACGGAGACCAAGTTGCAATTAAGCTTGTAAAAGCCGCAGAACAAGGGAGACGGAAAGAAGGGGAAGTTGTCGAAATTCTTAGCAGAGGCAAGAGCGAGGTTATCGGGACTTATCAAAAAAGCAGGAACTTTGGCTTTGTTATTGCAGATAACAAAAAAATTAACAAAGATATTTTTATTCCGAAATCAAGTGAATTTAACGCAGTAAATGGAGACAAAGTAGTTGTTAAAATAACCTCATGGGGTGATGACGACAAAAAACCAGAGGGTGAAATAACAGAAATCATTGGAAATATTACTGATCCAGAGACAGATATTCTGGCAATTGTTAGAGATTTGGAAATTCCTTCTGTGTTTCCTGAAGCTGTAAAACAACAAGCAGAAGGGGTATTGCAAGAGATTAAAGAAGAAGAATTAAAAAACAGATTAGATATTAGAGATTTGCAAACAGTAACGATTGATGGTGAGGATGCAAAGGATTTAGATGATGCAATTACAATAGAGAAAACTGATACTGGTTATACTCTTGGTGTTCATATTGCAGATGTTACTCATTATGTAACAGAAGGCTCACCGCTAGATCAAGAAGCGATCAAAAGAGGGACTAGTGTATATCTTGTTGATAGAGTTATTCCAATGTTACCAAGAAAGCTTTCTAATGGCATCTGCTCCTTAAATCAAGGTGAAGATAGGCTTGCCCTTAGCTGTATCATGGAAATTGGTTTAAAAGGCAATGTATTGAGCTACAAGGCAGCTGAAACAGTTATTCATGTAGATAGAAGAATGACCTATACAAATGTGAAGAAGATTCTGGAAGATCATGATGAAGAGGTTATAGCTGAATATTCAGAATTGCTTGATATGTTTAACAATATGGAAGAGTTGGCTAGAATATTACGTGCGAAGAGAAAAGAGCGTGGTTCTATAGATTTTGACTTTCCAGAAGCAAAAATCATTATGGATGAAAAAGGTGTACCAATAGATATTAAACCTTATGATAGAAATGTTGCGACTAAAATTATTGAAGAGTTTATGTTGCTTGCAAATGAAACAATAGCAGAAAGCTTCTTCTGGCAACAAATGCCTTTTGTATATCGTACGCATGAAGAACCAGACCCTGCTAAAATCAGTAACCTAGCTGCATTTATTTATAATTTTGGTTACCATATCAAAGGTAAAGAACAAGTGCATCCAAAAGAATTGCAAAAACTATTGATCGATGTTGAAGGAAGCAAGGAAGAAACGATCATTAGTAGATTGACACTAAGATCAATGAAAAAAGCGATGTATACAGTTACGAATGATGGTCATTATGGTTTAGCTGCAAAGTATTATTGCCATTTTACCTCTCCAATAAGAAGATATCCTGATTTGCAAATTCACAGAATTATTAAGGATGTAATCAACGGAAGAATGAGTGATGGTAGGGCAGAACATTATGAAAGTATACTAGAAAAAATTGCAAAGCAGTGTTCGGAAAATGAAAGAAGAGCAGAGGAAGCAGAAAGAGAAACAGAAAAGCTTAAAAAAGTTGAATATATGCAAGATAAAATTGGACAAACCTTTGATGGGGTTATTTCTAGCGTAACTTCATTTGGACTATTTATTGAATTAGAAAACACAGTAGAAGGCTTGATTCATGTAAGTTCAATGACCGATGATTATTATAATCATGATAAAGATCATCATTGCTATATTGGTGAAAGAACCAGCAAGATCTATAGAATTGGAGATGTAGTGAAGATAGTAGTTGTAGGAGCTGATAAAGCCCAAAGGACGATTGATTTCGAGTTAAGTGATGAGGATGATGAGGTAAAAGCATAA
- the secG gene encoding preprotein translocase subunit SecG: METLEFILKIVYFLDCVALVGIVLLQQGKVTGLSGVIGGAGESYWGKNKARSMEGGLHKATVAIAVLFMILSVALNLI; the protein is encoded by the coding sequence GTGGAAACATTAGAATTTATTTTGAAAATAGTTTATTTTTTAGATTGTGTAGCTCTAGTAGGTATCGTACTGTTACAACAAGGTAAAGTTACTGGATTATCAGGGGTTATTGGTGGTGCAGGAGAATCCTATTGGGGTAAAAACAAAGCACGTTCTATGGAAGGTGGACTTCACAAAGCAACGGTTGCAATAGCTGTTTTGTTTATGATCTTATCTGTAGCATTAAATTTAATTTAA
- a CDS encoding phosphopyruvate hydratase yields the protein MKRYYEITDIFAREILDSRGNPTVEVEVTVDDKYIGRAAVPSGASTGAFEAIELRDGGKRYMGKGVEKVVENVNNILAQHLIGVNVLDQRAIDMEMIDLDGTANKSKLGANAILGVSMAVAKAAATTLGLPLYKYLGGFNAHVMPTPMMNILNGGEHADNTIDLQEFMIMPVGAKSFKDALRMCAEIYHSLKKVLHDKGLSTSIGDEGGFAPNLSSSEEAIQMILDAVVQAGYKPKDDIRIALDPAASELYNAETKKYHFPGESKMLGKEVTRTSEEMIDYYASLCDKFPIISIEDGLDEEDWEGWKLLTERLGSRIQIVGDDLFVTNTTRLKKGIDKGIANSILIKVNQIGTISETFDAIQMANRAGYAAVISHRSGETEDATIADIAVAANAGQIKTGAPCRSDRVAKYNQLLRIEEELEDAASYLGIHSWFNIKKV from the coding sequence ATGAAAAGATACTATGAGATTACGGATATTTTTGCGAGAGAAATATTGGATTCGAGGGGTAACCCAACTGTTGAGGTGGAGGTTACAGTCGATGATAAATATATTGGCAGAGCAGCGGTACCATCAGGAGCTTCTACTGGTGCGTTTGAAGCTATAGAGTTACGTGATGGTGGAAAACGATATATGGGTAAGGGAGTAGAAAAGGTTGTTGAGAATGTTAATAACATTTTAGCTCAGCATTTAATCGGAGTTAATGTATTAGATCAGAGAGCGATTGATATGGAAATGATAGATTTAGATGGAACAGCTAATAAGTCTAAGTTGGGTGCAAATGCAATATTAGGTGTTTCGATGGCTGTGGCTAAAGCAGCAGCAACTACGTTAGGGTTGCCATTATATAAGTATTTAGGTGGATTTAATGCGCATGTTATGCCTACTCCAATGATGAATATATTAAATGGTGGGGAGCATGCTGATAATACAATAGATTTGCAAGAATTTATGATTATGCCAGTAGGTGCTAAAAGCTTTAAGGATGCACTTAGAATGTGTGCGGAAATTTATCATAGTTTAAAAAAAGTATTGCACGATAAAGGTTTGTCAACGAGCATTGGAGATGAGGGTGGTTTTGCACCTAATTTATCATCATCAGAAGAAGCAATTCAAATGATTCTTGACGCGGTTGTACAGGCAGGATATAAGCCAAAAGATGATATTCGTATTGCACTTGATCCTGCAGCCAGCGAATTATATAATGCTGAAACAAAGAAATATCATTTTCCTGGAGAAAGTAAAATGCTAGGAAAAGAAGTAACTAGAACAAGTGAAGAGATGATTGATTATTATGCTTCACTATGCGATAAATTCCCAATCATATCTATTGAAGACGGACTGGATGAAGAAGATTGGGAAGGTTGGAAATTGTTGACAGAGAGACTTGGTAGTAGAATTCAAATAGTAGGCGATGATTTATTCGTTACAAATACAACAAGATTGAAAAAAGGTATAGATAAAGGTATTGCGAACTCTATTTTGATAAAAGTAAATCAAATAGGAACGATTTCTGAAACTTTTGATGCAATTCAGATGGCAAATAGAGCAGGGTATGCAGCTGTTATCTCTCATAGATCAGGAGAAACAGAAGATGCTACAATTGCAGACATTGCAGTTGCTGCCAATGCAGGTCAGATTAAAACAGGCGCGCCTTGTCGTTCGGATCGTGTAGCTAAATATAATCAACTGCTTAGAATTGAAGAAGAACTGGAAGATGCCGCTAGTTATTTAGGTATTCATTCATGGTTTAATATTAAAAAAGTGTAA
- a CDS encoding 2,3-bisphosphoglycerate-independent phosphoglycerate mutase (catalyzes the interconversion of 2-phosphoglycerate and 3-phosphoglycerate), translating to MNKKPTVLMILDGFGLNEKSEGNAIAHAKKPNIDDLMANHPFVQGHASGLDVGLPHGQMGNSEVGHLNIGAGRVVYQELTRVTKEIDDGTFFDNEGFLKAIKACKENNSALHLFGLLSDGGVHSHNTHLYALLKLAKKYEVEDVFVHCFLDGRDTAPTSGKQFVEELEEKIREIGVGKIATVMGRYYAMDRDNRWDRVKLAYDAMVLGQGNQAISAIAAVQQSYDTDSNDEFVLPTVVLTEGKITATITSGDSVIFYNFRPDRARELTRVFCDEEFKGFEREKGYMPLSFVCFTEYDMTISNTIIAFTKDALSNTLGEYLGSKGIKQLRLAETEKYAHVTFFFNGGVEVPNEGETRILVSSPKVATYDLQPEMSAFKVRDELVQAIESKSYDLIIVNFANPDMVGHTGIEKAAVEAIEVVDECVGDAMKALLDVDGQMFLCADHGNAEQLIDYETRDPFTAHTINPVPFILFNHKKGVTLREGGKLADIAPTLLDMMGIEKPEEMTGKSLLQK from the coding sequence ATGAATAAAAAACCAACAGTTTTGATGATATTAGATGGATTTGGTTTAAATGAAAAAAGTGAAGGAAATGCGATTGCGCATGCTAAAAAACCAAACATAGATGATCTCATGGCGAATCATCCTTTTGTTCAAGGCCATGCAAGTGGACTAGATGTGGGCTTACCACATGGACAAATGGGTAACTCAGAAGTAGGCCATTTAAATATTGGAGCAGGTAGAGTTGTTTACCAAGAGCTCACTAGAGTAACAAAAGAAATTGATGATGGAACTTTTTTTGACAATGAAGGTTTTTTGAAAGCTATTAAAGCTTGCAAAGAAAACAACAGTGCATTACATTTGTTTGGATTATTATCCGATGGTGGTGTACATAGCCATAATACGCATCTATATGCACTTCTTAAATTAGCAAAAAAATATGAGGTAGAAGATGTATTTGTACATTGCTTTTTAGATGGACGTGATACAGCTCCAACATCAGGAAAGCAATTTGTAGAAGAATTGGAAGAAAAAATTAGAGAAATTGGCGTAGGTAAAATTGCTACAGTTATGGGACGTTACTATGCGATGGATAGAGATAATCGTTGGGATCGTGTGAAGTTAGCTTATGATGCTATGGTGCTAGGACAAGGTAATCAAGCAATTAGTGCTATTGCAGCTGTTCAACAATCATATGATACTGATTCAAATGATGAATTTGTTCTTCCTACGGTTGTATTAACTGAGGGAAAAATTACTGCAACGATTACTTCAGGCGATTCAGTCATTTTCTATAATTTTAGACCAGACAGAGCAAGAGAATTGACAAGAGTATTTTGTGATGAGGAATTTAAGGGGTTTGAAAGAGAAAAAGGATATATGCCTTTAAGTTTTGTATGTTTCACAGAATACGATATGACAATTTCAAATACAATTATAGCATTTACAAAAGACGCACTATCAAATACATTAGGCGAATATTTGGGTTCAAAAGGAATTAAACAGCTCCGATTAGCAGAAACGGAAAAGTATGCGCATGTTACTTTCTTCTTCAATGGTGGTGTAGAAGTTCCAAATGAGGGTGAAACAAGAATTTTGGTTTCTTCTCCAAAAGTTGCTACTTATGATTTGCAGCCAGAAATGAGTGCATTTAAAGTAAGAGATGAATTGGTTCAAGCTATTGAATCAAAGTCTTATGATTTAATTATAGTGAATTTTGCTAATCCAGATATGGTTGGTCATACAGGAATAGAAAAAGCCGCTGTCGAAGCTATAGAAGTTGTAGATGAATGCGTTGGTGATGCGATGAAGGCATTGCTGGATGTGGATGGACAAATGTTCTTGTGCGCAGATCATGGAAATGCGGAGCAACTAATTGATTATGAAACACGTGATCCATTTACAGCTCATACGATAAATCCAGTTCCATTTATTTTATTCAATCATAAGAAAGGTGTTACGTTAAGAGAAGGTGGAAAGCTTGCGGATATTGCACCTACACTTTTAGATATGATGGGAATTGAGAAACCAGAAGAAATGACAGGAAAGTCGTTGCTTCAAAAATAA
- a CDS encoding triose-phosphate isomerase yields the protein MRKMVIAGNWKMNKTTKEAIELINTLKPLVKNDDAEVVFCVPAISLIPALEAAKGSNIKIGAQNMHFEEKGAYTGEIAANMLTEIGIEYVVIGHSERREYFAETNETANKKVLKALEHNLVPILCCGETLEQRDQGITIDLVRLQIKIGMKDVTTEDAKKVVIAYEPIWAIGTGRTATSEQAEEVCAAIRTVVEELYGKEVAEAVRVQYGGSVGPKNAAELFAMPNIDGGLVGGASITEDFGKVVCFK from the coding sequence ATGCGTAAAATGGTAATTGCAGGTAATTGGAAGATGAATAAAACGACGAAGGAAGCAATTGAATTAATCAATACTTTAAAACCTTTGGTCAAAAATGATGATGCAGAAGTGGTTTTTTGTGTACCAGCTATTTCTTTAATTCCAGCTCTTGAGGCTGCAAAAGGAAGTAATATTAAAATTGGCGCTCAAAACATGCATTTTGAAGAAAAGGGAGCATATACTGGTGAAATTGCAGCTAATATGCTTACCGAAATCGGAATAGAATATGTAGTAATTGGTCACTCAGAAAGAAGAGAATACTTTGCTGAAACGAACGAAACAGCGAACAAAAAAGTACTGAAAGCTTTAGAGCATAACTTAGTACCAATTCTTTGCTGTGGTGAAACATTAGAGCAAAGAGATCAAGGAATTACAATTGATCTTGTAAGACTTCAAATCAAAATTGGTATGAAAGATGTAACAACTGAAGATGCGAAGAAGGTTGTTATTGCTTACGAACCAATCTGGGCTATTGGAACAGGTAGAACTGCGACTTCTGAGCAAGCTGAAGAAGTATGTGCAGCAATTAGAACAGTTGTTGAAGAGTTATATGGGAAAGAAGTTGCTGAGGCTGTAAGAGTTCAATATGGCGGTAGCGTTGGTCCTAAAAATGCAGCAGAGCTTTTTGCAATGCCAAACATCGATGGTGGACTTGTTGGTGGAGCTAGCATAACAGAGGATTTTGGAAAAGTAGTTTGCTTTAAATAA
- the pgk gene encoding phosphoglycerate kinase, which produces MLNKKSVEDLKVAGKRVLVRCDFNVPLIDGAITDVNRLTAALPTINKLISEGAKVILCSHLGKPKGEPKPALSLAPVAKKLTELLKKEVVFAPDDNVVGDHAKKAVAEMKDGDVVLLENTRYRVEETKNGEAFSQELASLCDVFVNDAFGTAHRAHCSNVGVTKYVEESAVGYLMQKEIDFLGNAVNKPVRPFVAILGGAKVSDKINVINNLLDKVDTLIIGGGMAYTFLKAQGYEIGKSLLEEDKLDYALEMVEKAKEKGVNFLLPVDHIVAQEFKNDTPFKEVAVDGMEADWSGFDIGEKTRVIYADAIKDAKTVVWNGPMGVFEFPNFANGTIAVAKALAEADATTIIGGGDSAAAVNQLGFGDKMTHISTGGGASLEFLEGKELPGVVAANDK; this is translated from the coding sequence ATGTTAAATAAAAAATCAGTAGAAGATCTAAAGGTAGCAGGAAAAAGAGTATTGGTTAGATGTGATTTTAATGTGCCACTTATCGATGGTGCTATTACAGATGTTAACAGATTAACAGCGGCTTTACCAACAATCAACAAGTTGATTTCAGAAGGCGCAAAAGTTATTTTATGTTCACACCTTGGAAAACCAAAAGGTGAACCAAAACCTGCTCTTTCTTTAGCACCGGTTGCTAAAAAATTAACAGAGTTATTGAAAAAAGAGGTTGTTTTTGCACCTGACGATAATGTTGTTGGAGATCATGCAAAAAAAGCTGTTGCAGAAATGAAGGATGGCGATGTTGTATTATTAGAAAATACTCGTTATCGTGTTGAAGAAACTAAGAATGGTGAAGCATTTAGTCAAGAATTGGCTAGCCTTTGTGATGTTTTCGTAAATGATGCATTTGGAACAGCTCATCGTGCACATTGTTCTAACGTTGGTGTAACCAAATATGTTGAAGAAAGTGCTGTTGGATATTTAATGCAAAAAGAAATTGACTTCCTAGGAAATGCAGTAAATAAACCAGTTAGACCTTTTGTAGCTATTCTTGGTGGAGCTAAAGTATCTGATAAAATCAATGTAATTAACAACCTCTTAGATAAGGTTGATACATTAATCATTGGTGGCGGAATGGCTTACACTTTCTTAAAAGCGCAAGGGTATGAAATTGGTAAATCTTTACTTGAAGAAGATAAATTAGACTATGCGTTAGAAATGGTTGAAAAAGCAAAAGAAAAAGGCGTTAATTTCTTATTGCCAGTAGATCACATAGTTGCTCAAGAATTCAAAAATGATACACCATTCAAAGAAGTTGCTGTTGATGGTATGGAAGCAGATTGGTCAGGCTTTGACATTGGAGAAAAAACTAGAGTCATTTATGCTGATGCAATCAAAGATGCAAAAACTGTTGTGTGGAACGGACCTATGGGCGTATTTGAGTTTCCAAACTTTGCGAATGGTACAATTGCAGTTGCGAAAGCTTTAGCTGAAGCAGATGCAACAACGATCATTGGTGGTGGAGATTCAGCTGCAGCAGTTAACCAACTAGGCTTTGGTGATAAAATGACTCATATTTCAACTGGTGGAGGCGCTTCACTTGAATTTTTAGAAGGTAAAGAACTACCAGGTGTAGTAGCTGCTAACGATAAATAA
- a CDS encoding Na/Pi cotransporter, translating into MEGYSTLDLIFVGFMFIGGFGMFIYGMNIMAEGLQKAAGNKMKNLLGVLTNNRVLGVLVGTGVTAIIQSSSACTVMVVGFVNAGLLNLSQAVGVIMGANIGTTVTSWIVSSSDWFAVFKPAQVAPLAIGVGSMILFLAKSKSKKQVAEIIVGFGLLFIGLEMMSDSIAPFRELKAFQDAFRILGKNPLFGVLAGAAVTAIIQSSSASVGILQMIAIQRLVPWNAAVYIILGQNIGTCVTAILSSIGANKNAKRAAVIHLLFNVIGTVVFAVICIIFFKFINVEIGKRLITATQISIFHSIFNISNTVLLFGFADRLVTLSGKIVKGVDVFEEGEDAIALRHLDERILETPSFAVENAIKEVVHMGELAIVNTKLAMESLLEKDEEKFERVLKIEKDINKLDKLITDYLVKISNVSLNEHQHLVITNLFYTVNDIERIGDHAENIGELAKYYLVNNLTMSESAELEIKEIYQRTLETVELAIEARKSDNADLVKKVEQNEELVDTLEEELREKHIRRLAGNLCDSTTGVVFLDTISNLERISDHALNIAYYVKDEAL; encoded by the coding sequence ATGGAAGGTTACTCGACACTCGATTTAATCTTTGTTGGGTTCATGTTTATTGGTGGTTTTGGAATGTTCATATATGGTATGAATATTATGGCAGAAGGCCTGCAAAAAGCAGCTGGCAATAAAATGAAAAATCTATTAGGCGTACTTACAAATAACAGAGTATTAGGTGTTTTGGTTGGTACTGGAGTTACAGCGATTATACAAAGTAGTTCGGCCTGTACAGTTATGGTTGTAGGTTTTGTTAATGCTGGATTGTTGAACTTATCTCAAGCAGTTGGCGTAATTATGGGAGCTAACATTGGGACAACAGTAACGTCCTGGATTGTTTCAAGTTCAGATTGGTTTGCAGTGTTTAAACCAGCGCAAGTTGCCCCACTGGCGATTGGTGTTGGTTCAATGATTCTTTTTCTTGCAAAAAGCAAAAGTAAGAAACAAGTTGCAGAAATCATTGTTGGATTTGGATTGTTATTTATAGGACTTGAGATGATGAGTGACTCTATTGCTCCATTTAGAGAGTTAAAAGCCTTTCAAGATGCTTTTAGAATATTGGGTAAGAATCCATTATTTGGAGTATTAGCTGGTGCAGCTGTAACAGCAATTATTCAAAGTAGTTCAGCTTCGGTTGGTATTTTACAAATGATTGCAATACAAAGACTTGTGCCTTGGAATGCTGCGGTATATATTATTTTAGGCCAAAATATCGGTACATGTGTAACTGCAATATTATCTAGTATTGGAGCAAATAAAAACGCAAAAAGAGCAGCGGTTATTCATTTACTCTTTAATGTAATCGGTACAGTCGTATTTGCAGTGATATGTATTATCTTTTTCAAATTTATTAATGTAGAGATTGGAAAACGATTAATAACTGCAACCCAAATTAGTATATTTCATTCTATATTTAATATTTCAAATACAGTTCTACTTTTTGGATTTGCAGATAGATTGGTTACATTATCTGGTAAGATTGTAAAGGGTGTGGATGTTTTTGAAGAAGGTGAAGATGCGATTGCATTACGTCATTTAGATGAACGTATTTTAGAAACACCAAGCTTTGCAGTGGAAAATGCAATTAAAGAAGTAGTGCATATGGGTGAATTGGCAATTGTAAATACGAAGCTTGCCATGGAGTCCTTATTAGAAAAAGACGAAGAAAAATTTGAGAGAGTGCTAAAAATAGAAAAAGATATAAATAAATTAGACAAGTTGATAACAGATTACTTGGTGAAAATAAGCAATGTATCTCTTAATGAACACCAACATTTGGTCATTACGAATCTATTTTATACAGTAAATGACATCGAGAGAATAGGGGATCATGCGGAGAATATTGGCGAGTTAGCAAAATATTACTTGGTCAACAATTTAACAATGTCGGAGTCTGCAGAGCTAGAAATTAAAGAAATTTACCAAAGAACGCTTGAGACAGTTGAGTTAGCAATTGAAGCTAGAAAATCTGATAATGCGGATTTAGTCAAAAAAGTTGAGCAGAATGAAGAGTTAGTGGATACGTTAGAAGAAGAATTAAGAGAAAAGCATATACGAAGACTTGCTGGTAATTTATGCGATTCGACAACAGGTGTTGTATTCTTGGATACAATTAGTAACCTTGAAAGAATATCTGACCATGCTCTGAATATAGCTTATTATGTAAAAGATGAAGCTCTATAA